Proteins from a genomic interval of Paenibacillus sp. FSL H8-0048:
- a CDS encoding YuiB family protein: MGFIPVFVLAVLFFVMMFGIGFILNMLMKTTWFPAYLFVIVILPVVVYSIWDRSAMSLWEHLSTFHIVDYLTGIAGLAGAVLSGWTIQKLRLGGYKMF, translated from the coding sequence ATGGGATTTATTCCGGTGTTTGTTCTGGCCGTTTTATTCTTTGTGATGATGTTCGGCATTGGCTTCATTCTTAACATGCTGATGAAGACTACCTGGTTCCCTGCCTATCTGTTCGTCATTGTTATTCTTCCGGTGGTGGTCTATTCCATCTGGGACCGGAGCGCGATGTCCCTATGGGAGCACCTCTCTACCTTCCACATCGTGGATTATCTTACCGGGATCGCCGGTCTTGCCGGAGCGGTGCTGAGCGGCTGGACGATTCAGAAGCTGAGGCTGGGCGGATACAAAATGTTCTAA
- a CDS encoding helicase DnaB — protein sequence MRMSNLHHFTEHHRYCVSREFGLSQLDGRMLGSVYQPMVGAFAISLYRLLFEHIPAESIGYSGVEQQRRLFMTLGVEPNEKGRKYMVDQASRLEAVGLLQTCRLYAAENDDYMYEYELMPPLSPADFFATQHLTLLLRDKIGKFAVLSLREQFWHREPEEWSGRSMGKENISLPFYDIFELNTHVIDYELEQALAEVASVRQPGTTQDAEPNIAYSDIILRFPRESVNRAHVEKLRFDHNQMGVINYVARKYELGPQDVCRLLDEDDVFTPDGEVILDTLQYKASQHFRQDMKRQEKREIAAAKVVSLRSAAEEENDPTAVPVEQAVEMEFYVEVPPQFLSKCDIHQYNMMLRNEPYTRLLQTFFPGAVPGQLMDIFEKIDLNYKLSGEVINVLIHYLMTMVASGGDQRMNRNFVEAIASNMLVKQVNTYEKAVRYIRDQSKVKGKGAASASSGTGTAGTRQRSYTKSGGRSGKQEIPIVLDDGSAGTVSEEEFAAMMKKAAEIKASKKKGVLRTP from the coding sequence ATGCGTATGAGCAACCTGCATCATTTCACTGAACATCATCGGTACTGCGTGTCCCGCGAATTCGGTCTAAGCCAGCTGGACGGACGGATGCTGGGCTCTGTTTATCAGCCAATGGTAGGCGCGTTCGCCATCAGCCTGTACAGATTGCTGTTCGAGCATATTCCGGCTGAATCTATCGGTTATTCCGGTGTGGAGCAGCAGCGCAGGCTCTTTATGACCCTGGGCGTTGAACCTAACGAGAAGGGCCGTAAATATATGGTAGACCAGGCTTCCCGGCTGGAAGCGGTGGGCCTGCTGCAGACCTGCCGGCTGTATGCCGCGGAGAACGATGATTATATGTACGAGTACGAGCTAATGCCGCCGCTGTCGCCGGCTGATTTTTTTGCAACCCAGCATCTGACGCTGCTGCTCCGGGATAAGATCGGCAAGTTCGCTGTGCTGTCGCTGCGCGAGCAGTTCTGGCACCGGGAACCCGAGGAATGGAGCGGGCGGTCGATGGGAAAAGAGAATATTTCACTGCCCTTTTATGATATTTTTGAGCTGAATACCCATGTGATCGACTATGAGCTGGAGCAGGCCCTGGCCGAGGTAGCCTCCGTGCGTCAGCCTGGCACCACCCAAGACGCTGAGCCGAATATAGCCTACAGCGATATTATTCTGCGCTTCCCGCGTGAATCGGTGAACCGTGCGCATGTCGAGAAGCTGCGCTTTGACCATAATCAGATGGGCGTCATTAATTATGTGGCCCGCAAATACGAGCTTGGCCCGCAGGATGTATGCCGCCTGCTGGATGAGGATGATGTCTTCACGCCGGACGGAGAGGTGATTCTGGATACGCTGCAATACAAGGCGAGCCAGCATTTCCGTCAGGATATGAAGCGCCAGGAGAAAAGAGAGATTGCCGCCGCCAAGGTGGTGTCGTTGCGCTCCGCCGCTGAGGAAGAGAATGATCCCACCGCAGTGCCGGTGGAGCAGGCTGTCGAAATGGAGTTCTATGTAGAAGTGCCTCCGCAATTTCTGTCCAAATGCGACATTCACCAATATAATATGATGCTGCGCAACGAGCCTTATACACGGTTGTTGCAGACGTTCTTCCCCGGGGCGGTTCCGGGCCAGCTGATGGATATCTTCGAGAAGATTGATTTGAACTATAAGCTCAGCGGCGAAGTGATCAATGTGCTGATCCATTATCTGATGACGATGGTGGCTTCCGGCGGCGATCAGCGGATGAACCGCAACTTCGTGGAGGCGATTGCCTCCAATATGCTGGTGAAGCAGGTGAATACTTACGAGAAGGCCGTGCGCTATATCCGCGACCAGTCCAAGGTGAAGGGCAAGGGGGCGGCCTCCGCCTCCTCCGGCACAGGCACTGCTGGAACACGCCAGCGTTCCTATACGAAGAGCGGCGGGCGGTCCGGCAAGCAGGAGATTCCGATTGTGCTTGATGACGGCAGTGCCGGAACCGTATCGGAAGAGGAATTCGCGGCGATGATGAAGAAAGCGGCCGAGATCAAGGCCAGCAAGAAAAAAGGCGTTCTGAGGACGCCCTGA
- the dnaI gene encoding primosomal protein DnaI yields the protein MESMGEVLRSMNNPALRQRSRDLEQTLLNHPLVKELQAEHPELDESRLRLHLSRLYQYVEEDRHCKNCPGLANCPNDFQGHYSKLSVETVNGVTDLYERKTPCKLKIAQDNQDNVRKRIRSFYVDERVLNGGYDEMDIMGKDPRRASAVNKIFDYIAAVRAEGLTSRGIYLQGSFGTGKTFLMCYLLHELAISGYSGVIVYMPDFIEELKLIMMDNQKLKEMVDTMKNCDLLIFDDIGAENLNPWARDHVLGAILNYRMNRKPTFYTSNYPLDGLEKHLSITSKDGEEVYKGQRLMDRIAPFVEVIPLHGENQRGKARG from the coding sequence ATGGAGTCCATGGGCGAAGTGCTGCGTTCGATGAACAACCCTGCTCTGCGCCAGCGCTCCCGTGACCTGGAGCAGACCCTGCTGAACCATCCCCTGGTCAAGGAGCTTCAGGCGGAGCATCCCGAGCTGGACGAGTCCCGGCTGCGGCTGCACTTGAGCCGTCTGTACCAGTATGTCGAGGAGGACCGGCACTGTAAGAACTGCCCCGGCCTGGCGAATTGCCCGAATGATTTCCAGGGGCATTACAGCAAGCTGTCGGTGGAGACGGTGAACGGTGTAACGGATTTGTATGAACGCAAGACGCCGTGCAAGCTGAAGATTGCACAGGATAATCAGGATAATGTCCGCAAGCGGATCCGCAGCTTCTATGTGGATGAACGGGTGCTGAACGGCGGATATGATGAGATGGATATTATGGGCAAGGACCCCCGGCGGGCCTCAGCCGTGAACAAGATATTTGACTATATAGCAGCTGTGCGGGCAGAGGGCCTGACTTCGCGGGGCATTTATCTGCAGGGCAGCTTCGGCACCGGCAAAACCTTCCTGATGTGCTATCTGCTCCATGAGCTGGCGATCTCGGGCTACAGCGGCGTGATTGTCTACATGCCGGATTTCATCGAGGAACTGAAGCTGATCATGATGGACAACCAGAAGCTGAAGGAAATGGTCGATACGATGAAGAACTGTGATCTGCTCATCTTCGATGACATCGGAGCGGAGAATCTCAATCCCTGGGCGCGTGACCATGTACTCGGAGCGATCCTGAACTACCGGATGAACCGCAAGCCGACCTTCTACACCTCGAATTATCCGCTGGACGGGCTGGAGAAGCATCTCAGCATCACCAGCAAGGACGGGGAAGAGGTCTACAAGGGCCAGCGGCTGATGGACCGGATCGCCCCGTTCGTTGAGGTGATTCCGCTGCATGGAGAGAACCAGCGGGGCAAGGCCAGAGGCTGA